The following proteins are encoded in a genomic region of bacterium:
- a CDS encoding 1-acyl-sn-glycerol-3-phosphate acyltransferase, with product MLREWLSFLWRDIFWWWIKIFIGPPFRLFWQTRACGKKFFPRRGQAAFLLANHTNTVDPFMLADFVLRPIRYVVSDEYFRYKPLKVMLGWLKGIPKTKNIPDSVTMRELLKAVKRGEIIGVFPEGQRNWDGETIPLEDTIPRLVQKLKIPVICVKQRGSYMSWPRWSNRIRRGRIIFEFHYLFEDPSSIPEDVAEIKRKIEEKLNYNELEDPFVTNQLFDSPRVAEHLELRLWLCPHCLSFFTLESSERFVECRHCKARWQFAGNGTFALKKMGDKYGKDSLNFSLYIDWAKWTNKKTMEILGERQKNLNTLVEQSAKFWSAETDDIRTRHFRFQGTGKAQLTRDYRLVFIREDGKVLLDSFLSDLRGANVAWNQKFEFFLPGMAYRMTFFGQSAYFWDFITQKAMLEKSEGGVS from the coding sequence ATGCTGCGAGAATGGCTGTCATTTCTGTGGAGGGACATCTTCTGGTGGTGGATTAAGATTTTTATCGGACCACCATTCCGTCTCTTCTGGCAAACAAGGGCTTGTGGAAAGAAATTCTTTCCGCGAAGAGGACAGGCTGCATTTCTGCTTGCCAATCATACCAATACGGTAGACCCCTTTATGCTAGCTGATTTCGTGCTGAGGCCTATTCGATATGTCGTTTCGGATGAATACTTCCGCTACAAGCCCTTGAAAGTAATGCTTGGGTGGCTCAAGGGAATACCCAAGACAAAGAACATCCCCGACTCGGTAACCATGCGGGAATTGCTGAAAGCCGTTAAACGCGGAGAGATTATCGGCGTTTTCCCCGAAGGTCAGCGCAACTGGGACGGCGAAACCATTCCGCTCGAGGATACTATCCCGAGACTCGTGCAGAAGTTGAAAATACCTGTTATATGCGTTAAGCAGCGGGGCTCTTACATGTCGTGGCCGAGATGGTCGAACAGAATAAGAAGAGGCCGGATTATCTTTGAATTCCACTATCTTTTCGAGGACCCCTCCTCCATACCGGAAGATGTCGCTGAGATAAAGCGAAAAATCGAAGAAAAACTGAATTACAACGAACTCGAAGACCCCTTTGTTACGAATCAGCTGTTCGATAGCCCAAGGGTTGCCGAGCACCTTGAGCTTCGCTTGTGGCTTTGCCCGCATTGCCTGAGTTTCTTTACACTCGAATCAAGCGAACGGTTTGTAGAATGCAGGCACTGCAAAGCCAGATGGCAATTCGCAGGCAACGGGACTTTTGCGCTAAAAAAAATGGGGGATAAATACGGAAAGGATTCCCTGAATTTCAGCCTATATATCGACTGGGCTAAATGGACGAACAAGAAAACCATGGAGATATTAGGAGAACGCCAAAAAAACCTTAATACTCTTGTGGAACAATCTGCGAAGTTTTGGTCGGCAGAGACTGATGACATAAGAACCAGGCACTTCCGTTTCCAGGGTACTGGCAAGGCTCAGTTGACACGTGATTACCGTCTGGTCTTCATTCGTGAGGACGGCAAGGTTTTACTCGATTCTTTCCTTTCAGATCTGAGAGGCGCAAATGTCGCTTGGAATCAAAAGTTCGAATTCTTTCTTCCTGGAATGGCTTACCGAATGACATTCTTCGGTCAATCCGCCTACTTCTGGGACTTCATCACGCAGAAAGCAATGTTAGAAAAAAGCGAAGGAGGAGTTTCATGA